The Megalopta genalis isolate 19385.01 chromosome 9, iyMegGena1_principal, whole genome shotgun sequence genome includes a window with the following:
- the LOC117224529 gene encoding uncharacterized protein LOC117224529 isoform X3, whose translation MVDIILCWICWLFWVGLPTLTAYPISSSIQTDLSYIHITSGWERYWIQCMIAVLSITAAAFTLVGCLCCRRPRRPKGFQDTAEKYKQEFKDGNNIGPESALEHTIEGLELDVPRMLTIADRVQFEPLPVDHIISGSKNSSKLKPLPLSTSFFEERDSDPNTLPEHCRDWFDAQELSVPREKLKYLRELGHGWFGKVVEGRADLEECKRISKNGGVVVRILTEEATTKEKAWFLGEATPYLKLQHQNILTLLGLCLDTDPYLLIFESCPVGDLKRFLLSNYDLKSQNALIKENIPIRMALDIAAGLKHMHDYGFVHTDLSARNCLVASDLSAKLGDYGTGVEKYPEDYYVVGDRALPIRWSAPESIECTDTTIETREITPQANMWSYGIFLWEIATWGSKPYNDKSDEQVIQMLLSLRTDSLPNGTQVLQTYLEGCASNILQAIQLCLDSKPQKRSTLDEVKQILLNEYTDYLDFDQRWESLRVNKIKHIRSASLQDLRGSIDSDYWTTIVDDTPRQSSFRLGPCEPVKNVPNVKNIVVHHESSSETEEESWKRQIEQGVYTEKVKEKSKSVTDLMVLVHIDLDSDAEVSMGTQVPDKYVKKKLPASGSDSDIRHSVHTDEFDEALRKLRDSLPNNTSHKIKMLDTSERPKLLTLTMDQGQTPILRLSLDDDESVTENSATPTANANVETRSDKHVLRLLSKGNPDLPLLRFVPDVASSCETLQENIESQYNDVSKHENNDNSYFSNNFSVNYEELENQIVDVELWNHALDSVLKKKVPGFLYEGEFNQYTEPSTKQVSNDTPELIVTAVSTENTPQCQTKYSTYNTSDEFSNVDDIDMERQCIPNDEEEERKQLSTPDDEQSSDSGFRDKESCEEEENVCSSSVPASSVNDSAMNTSTCTEEQQLQILFELDAILDAEYYATLQGPEKVTESLSLVKCTGDRMFQVNDEESDSLKTVDTIVEIEVGGAVNVNSTENNTVISVSEGEKEVEADIVCKREEHVEVRNSNNISVTSPLKDAIQNHRVADLQNHSVSMDMECMNTHRTLEEYLPNVNKIENETEKSESANEIEKFEIENESKNENSTETKSENRNKTENEIENRSEAENEIENKSETENESENRNEDENKYQNQNANTNDEEEDSSTMSLRSDNSYVSFGMEEEFVTAIRNELREKLPCAQMSVVEPLEMHDDDDNPSLSTDIENKQWDDDDEDNEEMSNQGSGGVGISIRYNIYGTPLSPIQEERESTLTSESLMSNSRDTSITSRESAVSDDVLLVDTRTNKMVLLEGLGERLHDDERDTTNGDLSEEENLDYNCSVVRSRDEKSHIMIGSGVAPLPSPEEESKWQQLPPPFPLPLPLPVEDGLMSTSFGTEHGWGSQDEDEEEEEEEEDEEDEDEDNSSSSGEFVWKRYNEPHVEQVQTRSMLASNSEGSAVDIEDEMDAEEEEEDEEEEEEEEEDEEEEEFTPSAWNATLAPHRSALRSPDKTLKSGDQKKSVWFKKQRYHCVYEYPKETLATDTQGETSTTWEPTSYADWEEMLDEPRLDLYPLDYDDGNHTGNEEFFVSSSNRPFQFQTSDSKYVSQFFPGASTSANEESDEVDSGHQVVQQNRMELMSDYGHSQQHQLGELRHTRDRLKLNLSTNGTPSFLVKQLKEDDIEQLEEKDKVVETAENVDFTENQCILSNSSNHDLLPMVPLRDIRQERSLDPASSKSVQCDSQRNVEPTDKCSVLIDD comes from the exons ATGGtggatattatattatgttggATATGTTGGCTGTTTTGGGTGGGACTACCGACACTCACAGCTTATCCTATATCATCTTCGATACAAACAG ATCTTTCATATATCCATATTACATCAGGATGGGAACGATATTGGATACAGTGTATGATCGCTGTTTTAAGTATAACTGCTGCAGCATTTACTTTAGTTGGATGTCTTTGTTGTCGAAGACCTAGAAGACCGAAAGGATTCCAG GATACAGCAGAAAAGTACAAGCAG gaATTCAAAGACGGAAACAACATTGGACCGGAGTCAGCACTTGAGCACACTATCGAAGGATTAGAATTAGATGTTCCTCGTATGTTAACTATTGCAGATAGAGTTCAGTTTGAGCCTCTACCTGTAGATCATATTATATCCGGATCTAAAAATTCCTCGAAACTTAAACCATTACCACTATCAACATCATTTTTTGAAGAACGTGATTCTGATCCTAATACTTTACCAGAACACTGTCGCGATTGGTTTGATGCACAGGAGTTATCTGTGCCTAGAGAAAAGTTAAAATATTTGAGAGAATTAGGTCATGGTTGGTTCGGAAAAGTTGTAGAAGGTCGTGCAGACTTGGAAGAATGTAAAAGGATATCAAAGAATGGAGGTGTAGTTGTAAGAATTCTCACAGAAGAAGCTACCACAAAAGAGAAGGCTTGGTTTCTTGGTGAAGCAACgccatatttgaagctacaacatcaAAATATTTTGACTTTGTTGGGTCTTTGTCTAGACACCGATCCATACTTATTAATATTTGAATCTTGTCCAGTAGGTGATCTTAAACGGTTTCTATTATCAAATTATGATTTAAAATCTCAAAATGCACTTATTAAAGAAAATATTCCAATTCGAATGGCACTAGATATCGCAGCTGGTTTGAAACATATGCATGATTATGGGTTTGTGCATACAGATTTATCTGCAAGAAATTGTTTAGTAGCATCAGATTTATCAGCGAAATTAGGAGATTATGGGACTGGTGTAGAAAAATATCCTGAAGATTATTATGTAGTAGGAGATCGTGCATTACCTATAAGATGGTCAGCACCAGAAAGCATCGAATGTACAGATACTACTATTGAAACAAGAGAGATTACACCTCAAGCAAATATGTGGAGTTACGGTATTTTTCTTTGGGAAATTGCTACTTGGGGAAGCAAACCATACAACGATAAGAGCGATGAGCAAGTTATTCAAATGCTGTTATCTCTAAGAACTGATTCTTTGCCAAATGGTACACAAGTATTACAGACCTACTTGGAAGGGTGTGCATCAAATATACTTCAagcaattcaattatgtttggATTCAAAACCGCAAAAGAGATCAACATTGGATGAAGTGAAGCAAATCCTTTTGAATGAATATACAGACTATTTAGACTTTGATCAAAGATGGGAAAGTTTACGAGTGAATAAAATTAAACACATTCGCAGTGCTAGCTTACAAGATCTTAGAGGTAGCATTGATTCAGACTACTGGACTACAATCGTTGATGACACACCACGGCAATCTTCATTTCGTCTTGGACCATGCGAGCCTGTAAAGAATGTACCAAATGTTAAAAATATAGTTGTCCATCATGAGTCTAGCTCTGAAACTGAAGAAGAAAGTTGGAAAAGACAAATTGAACAAGGAGTTTATACTGAAAAGGTGAAAGAAAAATCTAAATCTGTTACTGATCTAATGGTGCTTGTTCATATTGATCTTGATTCTGATGCAGAAGTGTCAATGGGAACTCAAGTACCAGATAAATATGTTAAGAAAAAATTACCAGCTAGTGGCAGTGATAGTGACATTAGACATAGTGTTCATACGGATGAATTTGATGAAGCATTAAGAAAGTTACGAGATTCTTTGCCAAATAATACTTCTCATAAGATCAAAATGTTAGATACTTCAGAAAGGCCTAAACTACTGACGTTAACAATGGATCAGGGTCAAACGCCAATCTTAAGGTTATCATTAGATGATGATGAATCTGTCACAGAAAACAGTGCTACACCTACTGCAAATGCGAATGTGGAAACTCGTAGTGATAAACACGTATTGAGACTTCTGTCAAAAGGAAATCCAGATTTACCCCTTCTTCGTTTTGTACCTGATGTCGCGTCTTCTTGTGAAACGTTACAGGAAAACATTGAATCTCAATATAACGATGTATCTAAACATGAAAACAATGATAATAGTTACTTCTctaataatttttctgttaaTTATGAAGAACTTGAAAATCAAATAGTCGATGTTGAACTGTGGAATCATGCATTAGATTCTGTTTTAAAGAAGAAAGTTCCTGGTTTTTTGTATGAAGGTGAATTCAATCAATATACAGAACCTTCTACTAAACAAGTAAGTAATGATACACCAGAATTGATCGTAACTGCTGTATCTACAGAAAATACGCCACAATGTCAAACAAAATATTCTACATATAACACGAGTGATGAATTTTCTAATGTTGATGATATTGACATGGAACGACAATGTATACCTAATGATGAAGAAGAGGAAAGAAAGCAATTATCTACTCCGGATGATGAACAAAGTTCTGATTCCGGTTTCAGGGATAAAGAGtcttgcgaagaagaagaaaatgttTGTTCATCCTCGGTTCCTGCATCTTCTGTTAATGATTCTGCTATGAACACATCGACATGTACAGAAGAACAACAGTTacagattttatttgaattagACGCAATTCTCGATGCTGAATATTATGCAACATTACAAGGTCCTGAAAAAGTAACAGAAAGCTTATCCCTTGTTAAGTGTACAGGTGACAGAATGTTTCAAGTAAATGATGAGGAATCCGATTCTTTGAAAACTGTAGATACTATAGTCGAAATAGAAGTTGGCGGTGCTGTAAACGTTAATTCGACAGAAAATAATACTGTAATATCAGTGTCAGAAGGTGAGAAAGAAGTAGAAGCAGATATTGTATGTAAACGTGAAGAACATGTAGAAGTaagaaattcaaataatattaGCGTTACTTCACCATTAAAAGATGCAATCCAGAATCACAGAGTTGCGGACTTACAAAATCACTCTGTATCGATGGATATGGAATGTATGAATACACATAGGACATTGGAAGAATATCTACCGAATGTAAACAAAATTGAGAACGAAACTGAAAAATCTGAAAGTGCAAACGAAATCGAAAAGTTTGAAATTGAAAACGaaagtaaaaatgaaaatagtaCTGAAACTAAAagtgaaaatagaaataaaactgAGAACGAAATTGAAAATAGAAGTGAAGCTGAAaacgaaattgaaaataaaagtgAAACTGAGAATGAAagtgaaaatagaaatgaagatgaaaacAAATACCAAAATCAAAATGCAAATACAAATGATGAAGAGGAAGATAGTTCTACAATGAGTTTACGTAGTGATAATTCTTATGTATCATTTGGTATGGAAGAAGAGTTTGTGACAGCAATTCGAAATGAACTAAGAGAGAAATTGCCGTGTGCTCAAATGTCTGTTGTAGAACCTTTAGAGATGCATGATGATGACGATAATCCTTCTCTATCTACTGACATTGAAAATAAACAATGggatgatgatgatgaagatAATGAAGAGATGTCGAATCAGGGTAGCGGAGGAGTGGGTATTTCGATAAG GTATAACATATATGGTACTCCACTAAGTCCGATCCAAGAAGAACGAGAAAGTACTCTTACATCAGAGTCCCTAATGTCAAATTCTAGAGATACGTCAATCACTTCAAGAGAATCAGCTGTATCGGATGATGTGTTGTTAGTTGATACTCGGACAAACAAAATGGTTTTATTGGAAGGTTTAGGAGAGAGATTGCACGACGATGAACGAGATACTACCAATGGAGACCTATCCGAAGAAGAAAATTTAGACTATAACTGTTCGGTAGTACGTTCTCGCGATGAAAAGTCACATATTATGATTGGAAGTGGAGTGGCCCCTTTGCCCAGTCCTGAAGAAGAATCTAAATGGCAACAATTACCTCCACCTTTCCCACTTCCATTGCCTTTACCGGTAGAGGATGGATTAATGTCAACAAGTTTTGGAACTGAACATGGGTGGGGCAGTCaagatgaagatgaagaagaagaagaggaggaggaggatgaaGAAGATGAGGATGAAGATAACAGTTCTAGTTCTGGAGAATTTGTTTGGAAG AGGTACAATGAACCGCATGTTGAACAAGTTCAAACTCGAAGCATGTTGGCAAGTAATAGCGAAGGGTCAGCTGTTGATATCGAAGATGAGATGGATgcagaagaagaggaagaagatgaagaagaagaggaagaggaagaggaagatgaGGAGGAAGAAGAATTTACACCTTCAGCTTGGAACGCAACATTAGCTCCGCATCGTTCCGCATTAAGATCTCCAGACAAAACATTAAAATCTGGC GATCAAAAGAAGAGTGTTTGGTTCAAGAAGCAACGCTATCACTGCGTATACGAATATCCGAAGGAAACATTAGCTACCGATACTCAAGGAGAAACATCTACCACCTGGGAGCCTACTTCATATGCTG ATTGGGAGGAAATGCTAGATGAGCCACGATTAGATCTGTATCCACTGGATTATGATGATGGTAACCATACAG GAAACGAGGAATTTTTTGTGAGCAgttcaaatcgtccatttcaaTTTCAAACTAGTGACAGTAAATATGTAAGTCAATTCTTTCCTGGTGCTTCTACATCGGCTAATGAAGAATCAGACGAAGTAGACAGCGGCCATCAAGTAGTACAGCAGAATAGAATGGAATTGATGAGTGATTACGGGCACAGTCAGCAACATCAGTTAGGAGAACTCAGACACACGAGGGATCGTTTGAAATTAAATTTGTCTACGAACGGCACACCGTCATTTCTCGTTAAACAGTTAAAAGAGGATGATATTGAACAATTGGAAGAGAAGGATAAGGTCGTGGAAACAGCGGAAAATGTAGACTttactgaaaatcaatgcatcCTATCGAACTCCTCGAACCATGATCTTTTACCAATGGTGCCTCTCCGTGATATTCGACAAGAGAGAAGTCTTGATCCAGCTTCTTCAAAAAGTGTCCAATGTGATAGCCAGAGAAATGTTGAACCCACCGATAAGTGCAGTGTTTTAATCGACGACTAA
- the LOC117224529 gene encoding uncharacterized protein LOC117224529 isoform X2: protein MVDIILCWICWLFWVGLPTLTAYPISSSIQTDLSYIHITSGWERYWIQCMIAVLSITAAAFTLVGCLCCRRPRRPKGFQEFKDGNNIGPESALEHTIEGLELDVPRMLTIADRVQFEPLPVDHIISGSKNSSKLKPLPLSTSFFEERDSDPNTLPEHCRDWFDAQELSVPREKLKYLRELGHGWFGKVVEGRADLEECKRISKNGGVVVRILTEEATTKEKAWFLGEATPYLKLQHQNILTLLGLCLDTDPYLLIFESCPVGDLKRFLLSNYDLKSQNALIKENIPIRMALDIAAGLKHMHDYGFVHTDLSARNCLVASDLSAKLGDYGTGVEKYPEDYYVVGDRALPIRWSAPESIECTDTTIETREITPQANMWSYGIFLWEIATWGSKPYNDKSDEQVIQMLLSLRTDSLPNGTQVLQTYLEGCASNILQAIQLCLDSKPQKRSTLDEVKQILLNEYTDYLDFDQRWESLRVNKIKHIRSASLQDLRGSIDSDYWTTIVDDTPRQSSFRLGPCEPVKNVPNVKNIVVHHESSSETEEESWKRQIEQGVYTEKVKEKSKSVTDLMVLVHIDLDSDAEVSMGTQVPDKYVKKKLPASGSDSDIRHSVHTDEFDEALRKLRDSLPNNTSHKIKMLDTSERPKLLTLTMDQGQTPILRLSLDDDESVTENSATPTANANVETRSDKHVLRLLSKGNPDLPLLRFVPDVASSCETLQENIESQYNDVSKHENNDNSYFSNNFSVNYEELENQIVDVELWNHALDSVLKKKVPGFLYEGEFNQYTEPSTKQVSNDTPELIVTAVSTENTPQCQTKYSTYNTSDEFSNVDDIDMERQCIPNDEEEERKQLSTPDDEQSSDSGFRDKESCEEEENVCSSSVPASSVNDSAMNTSTCTEEQQLQILFELDAILDAEYYATLQGPEKVTESLSLVKCTGDRMFQVNDEESDSLKTVDTIVEIEVGGAVNVNSTENNTVISVSEGEKEVEADIVCKREEHVEVRNSNNISVTSPLKDAIQNHRVADLQNHSVSMDMECMNTHRTLEEYLPNVNKIENETEKSESANEIEKFEIENESKNENSTETKSENRNKTENEIENRSEAENEIENKSETENESENRNEDENKYQNQNANTNDEEEDSSTMSLRSDNSYVSFGMEEEFVTAIRNELREKLPCAQMSVVEPLEMHDDDDNPSLSTDIENKQWDDDDEDNEEMSNQGSGGVGISIRYNIYGTPLSPIQEERESTLTSESLMSNSRDTSITSRESAVSDDVLLVDTRTNKMVLLEGLGERLHDDERDTTNGDLSEEENLDYNCSVVRSRDEKSHIMIGSGVAPLPSPEEESKWQQLPPPFPLPLPLPVEDGLMSTSFGTEHGWGSQDEDEEEEEEEEDEEDEDEDNSSSSGEFVWKRYNEPHVEQVQTRSMLASNSEGSAVDIEDEMDAEEEEEDEEEEEEEEEDEEEEEFTPSAWNATLAPHRSALRSPDKTLKSGDQKKSVWFKKQRYHCVYEYPKETLATDTQGETSTTWEPTSYAGSVSNKHISLEYCSSSALSLNWEEMLDEPRLDLYPLDYDDGNHTGNEEFFVSSSNRPFQFQTSDSKYVSQFFPGASTSANEESDEVDSGHQVVQQNRMELMSDYGHSQQHQLGELRHTRDRLKLNLSTNGTPSFLVKQLKEDDIEQLEEKDKVVETAENVDFTENQCILSNSSNHDLLPMVPLRDIRQERSLDPASSKSVQCDSQRNVEPTDKCSVLIDD, encoded by the exons ATGGtggatattatattatgttggATATGTTGGCTGTTTTGGGTGGGACTACCGACACTCACAGCTTATCCTATATCATCTTCGATACAAACAG ATCTTTCATATATCCATATTACATCAGGATGGGAACGATATTGGATACAGTGTATGATCGCTGTTTTAAGTATAACTGCTGCAGCATTTACTTTAGTTGGATGTCTTTGTTGTCGAAGACCTAGAAGACCGAAAGGATTCCAG gaATTCAAAGACGGAAACAACATTGGACCGGAGTCAGCACTTGAGCACACTATCGAAGGATTAGAATTAGATGTTCCTCGTATGTTAACTATTGCAGATAGAGTTCAGTTTGAGCCTCTACCTGTAGATCATATTATATCCGGATCTAAAAATTCCTCGAAACTTAAACCATTACCACTATCAACATCATTTTTTGAAGAACGTGATTCTGATCCTAATACTTTACCAGAACACTGTCGCGATTGGTTTGATGCACAGGAGTTATCTGTGCCTAGAGAAAAGTTAAAATATTTGAGAGAATTAGGTCATGGTTGGTTCGGAAAAGTTGTAGAAGGTCGTGCAGACTTGGAAGAATGTAAAAGGATATCAAAGAATGGAGGTGTAGTTGTAAGAATTCTCACAGAAGAAGCTACCACAAAAGAGAAGGCTTGGTTTCTTGGTGAAGCAACgccatatttgaagctacaacatcaAAATATTTTGACTTTGTTGGGTCTTTGTCTAGACACCGATCCATACTTATTAATATTTGAATCTTGTCCAGTAGGTGATCTTAAACGGTTTCTATTATCAAATTATGATTTAAAATCTCAAAATGCACTTATTAAAGAAAATATTCCAATTCGAATGGCACTAGATATCGCAGCTGGTTTGAAACATATGCATGATTATGGGTTTGTGCATACAGATTTATCTGCAAGAAATTGTTTAGTAGCATCAGATTTATCAGCGAAATTAGGAGATTATGGGACTGGTGTAGAAAAATATCCTGAAGATTATTATGTAGTAGGAGATCGTGCATTACCTATAAGATGGTCAGCACCAGAAAGCATCGAATGTACAGATACTACTATTGAAACAAGAGAGATTACACCTCAAGCAAATATGTGGAGTTACGGTATTTTTCTTTGGGAAATTGCTACTTGGGGAAGCAAACCATACAACGATAAGAGCGATGAGCAAGTTATTCAAATGCTGTTATCTCTAAGAACTGATTCTTTGCCAAATGGTACACAAGTATTACAGACCTACTTGGAAGGGTGTGCATCAAATATACTTCAagcaattcaattatgtttggATTCAAAACCGCAAAAGAGATCAACATTGGATGAAGTGAAGCAAATCCTTTTGAATGAATATACAGACTATTTAGACTTTGATCAAAGATGGGAAAGTTTACGAGTGAATAAAATTAAACACATTCGCAGTGCTAGCTTACAAGATCTTAGAGGTAGCATTGATTCAGACTACTGGACTACAATCGTTGATGACACACCACGGCAATCTTCATTTCGTCTTGGACCATGCGAGCCTGTAAAGAATGTACCAAATGTTAAAAATATAGTTGTCCATCATGAGTCTAGCTCTGAAACTGAAGAAGAAAGTTGGAAAAGACAAATTGAACAAGGAGTTTATACTGAAAAGGTGAAAGAAAAATCTAAATCTGTTACTGATCTAATGGTGCTTGTTCATATTGATCTTGATTCTGATGCAGAAGTGTCAATGGGAACTCAAGTACCAGATAAATATGTTAAGAAAAAATTACCAGCTAGTGGCAGTGATAGTGACATTAGACATAGTGTTCATACGGATGAATTTGATGAAGCATTAAGAAAGTTACGAGATTCTTTGCCAAATAATACTTCTCATAAGATCAAAATGTTAGATACTTCAGAAAGGCCTAAACTACTGACGTTAACAATGGATCAGGGTCAAACGCCAATCTTAAGGTTATCATTAGATGATGATGAATCTGTCACAGAAAACAGTGCTACACCTACTGCAAATGCGAATGTGGAAACTCGTAGTGATAAACACGTATTGAGACTTCTGTCAAAAGGAAATCCAGATTTACCCCTTCTTCGTTTTGTACCTGATGTCGCGTCTTCTTGTGAAACGTTACAGGAAAACATTGAATCTCAATATAACGATGTATCTAAACATGAAAACAATGATAATAGTTACTTCTctaataatttttctgttaaTTATGAAGAACTTGAAAATCAAATAGTCGATGTTGAACTGTGGAATCATGCATTAGATTCTGTTTTAAAGAAGAAAGTTCCTGGTTTTTTGTATGAAGGTGAATTCAATCAATATACAGAACCTTCTACTAAACAAGTAAGTAATGATACACCAGAATTGATCGTAACTGCTGTATCTACAGAAAATACGCCACAATGTCAAACAAAATATTCTACATATAACACGAGTGATGAATTTTCTAATGTTGATGATATTGACATGGAACGACAATGTATACCTAATGATGAAGAAGAGGAAAGAAAGCAATTATCTACTCCGGATGATGAACAAAGTTCTGATTCCGGTTTCAGGGATAAAGAGtcttgcgaagaagaagaaaatgttTGTTCATCCTCGGTTCCTGCATCTTCTGTTAATGATTCTGCTATGAACACATCGACATGTACAGAAGAACAACAGTTacagattttatttgaattagACGCAATTCTCGATGCTGAATATTATGCAACATTACAAGGTCCTGAAAAAGTAACAGAAAGCTTATCCCTTGTTAAGTGTACAGGTGACAGAATGTTTCAAGTAAATGATGAGGAATCCGATTCTTTGAAAACTGTAGATACTATAGTCGAAATAGAAGTTGGCGGTGCTGTAAACGTTAATTCGACAGAAAATAATACTGTAATATCAGTGTCAGAAGGTGAGAAAGAAGTAGAAGCAGATATTGTATGTAAACGTGAAGAACATGTAGAAGTaagaaattcaaataatattaGCGTTACTTCACCATTAAAAGATGCAATCCAGAATCACAGAGTTGCGGACTTACAAAATCACTCTGTATCGATGGATATGGAATGTATGAATACACATAGGACATTGGAAGAATATCTACCGAATGTAAACAAAATTGAGAACGAAACTGAAAAATCTGAAAGTGCAAACGAAATCGAAAAGTTTGAAATTGAAAACGaaagtaaaaatgaaaatagtaCTGAAACTAAAagtgaaaatagaaataaaactgAGAACGAAATTGAAAATAGAAGTGAAGCTGAAaacgaaattgaaaataaaagtgAAACTGAGAATGAAagtgaaaatagaaatgaagatgaaaacAAATACCAAAATCAAAATGCAAATACAAATGATGAAGAGGAAGATAGTTCTACAATGAGTTTACGTAGTGATAATTCTTATGTATCATTTGGTATGGAAGAAGAGTTTGTGACAGCAATTCGAAATGAACTAAGAGAGAAATTGCCGTGTGCTCAAATGTCTGTTGTAGAACCTTTAGAGATGCATGATGATGACGATAATCCTTCTCTATCTACTGACATTGAAAATAAACAATGggatgatgatgatgaagatAATGAAGAGATGTCGAATCAGGGTAGCGGAGGAGTGGGTATTTCGATAAG GTATAACATATATGGTACTCCACTAAGTCCGATCCAAGAAGAACGAGAAAGTACTCTTACATCAGAGTCCCTAATGTCAAATTCTAGAGATACGTCAATCACTTCAAGAGAATCAGCTGTATCGGATGATGTGTTGTTAGTTGATACTCGGACAAACAAAATGGTTTTATTGGAAGGTTTAGGAGAGAGATTGCACGACGATGAACGAGATACTACCAATGGAGACCTATCCGAAGAAGAAAATTTAGACTATAACTGTTCGGTAGTACGTTCTCGCGATGAAAAGTCACATATTATGATTGGAAGTGGAGTGGCCCCTTTGCCCAGTCCTGAAGAAGAATCTAAATGGCAACAATTACCTCCACCTTTCCCACTTCCATTGCCTTTACCGGTAGAGGATGGATTAATGTCAACAAGTTTTGGAACTGAACATGGGTGGGGCAGTCaagatgaagatgaagaagaagaagaggaggaggaggatgaaGAAGATGAGGATGAAGATAACAGTTCTAGTTCTGGAGAATTTGTTTGGAAG AGGTACAATGAACCGCATGTTGAACAAGTTCAAACTCGAAGCATGTTGGCAAGTAATAGCGAAGGGTCAGCTGTTGATATCGAAGATGAGATGGATgcagaagaagaggaagaagatgaagaagaagaggaagaggaagaggaagatgaGGAGGAAGAAGAATTTACACCTTCAGCTTGGAACGCAACATTAGCTCCGCATCGTTCCGCATTAAGATCTCCAGACAAAACATTAAAATCTGGC GATCAAAAGAAGAGTGTTTGGTTCAAGAAGCAACGCTATCACTGCGTATACGAATATCCGAAGGAAACATTAGCTACCGATACTCAAGGAGAAACATCTACCACCTGGGAGCCTACTTCATATGCTGGTAGTGTGTCTAATAAACACATTAGCTTAGAATATTGTAGTAGCTCAGCATTATCCTTAA ATTGGGAGGAAATGCTAGATGAGCCACGATTAGATCTGTATCCACTGGATTATGATGATGGTAACCATACAG GAAACGAGGAATTTTTTGTGAGCAgttcaaatcgtccatttcaaTTTCAAACTAGTGACAGTAAATATGTAAGTCAATTCTTTCCTGGTGCTTCTACATCGGCTAATGAAGAATCAGACGAAGTAGACAGCGGCCATCAAGTAGTACAGCAGAATAGAATGGAATTGATGAGTGATTACGGGCACAGTCAGCAACATCAGTTAGGAGAACTCAGACACACGAGGGATCGTTTGAAATTAAATTTGTCTACGAACGGCACACCGTCATTTCTCGTTAAACAGTTAAAAGAGGATGATATTGAACAATTGGAAGAGAAGGATAAGGTCGTGGAAACAGCGGAAAATGTAGACTttactgaaaatcaatgcatcCTATCGAACTCCTCGAACCATGATCTTTTACCAATGGTGCCTCTCCGTGATATTCGACAAGAGAGAAGTCTTGATCCAGCTTCTTCAAAAAGTGTCCAATGTGATAGCCAGAGAAATGTTGAACCCACCGATAAGTGCAGTGTTTTAATCGACGACTAA